The following coding sequences lie in one Candidatus Nitrospira allomarina genomic window:
- a CDS encoding PIN/TRAM domain-containing protein, with translation MVLRMIFLGVGVVLGMALAWGATDGQIGVLLMGGGIGAGVGAIILGVEHRLKAAPLPFVVCGGGGLVVGLLVAGLIVSVTGLVAGSPNSVFNLLASLVIFLGIPYWGLIMGIRFATEGWAASAIPTGDTESVRIKKLLDTSVIIDGRIADLCETGFIEGTLVVPHFILQELQHISDSSDGLKRARGRRGLDILNVLQKVSNIKVDLVEDDFPHVKEVDTKLIELAKQMDAKVLTNDFNLNKVAGIQGVRVLNINDLCNALKPVVLPGETIRVFVLKEGKEAGQGVAYLDDGTMVVVDHAKRWIGKNADVIVTSVLQTSAGRMIFTRLKEETEHEELSFSRV, from the coding sequence ATGGTGTTGCGAATGATATTTCTAGGGGTTGGGGTGGTCTTAGGTATGGCCTTGGCATGGGGAGCAACCGACGGCCAAATAGGTGTTCTGCTCATGGGCGGGGGAATCGGGGCCGGGGTTGGTGCAATTATTCTGGGTGTGGAACACCGATTGAAGGCCGCGCCTTTACCATTCGTCGTGTGTGGAGGGGGTGGATTAGTTGTTGGTCTCCTTGTGGCGGGATTGATCGTCTCGGTGACGGGATTAGTCGCAGGCTCTCCTAATTCCGTCTTTAACCTTTTGGCCAGCTTGGTGATTTTTTTGGGAATCCCCTATTGGGGATTAATCATGGGAATACGATTTGCCACTGAAGGGTGGGCCGCATCCGCCATTCCAACAGGCGATACGGAGTCGGTTCGCATCAAAAAACTGCTTGATACCAGTGTCATCATTGATGGTCGGATTGCCGATTTGTGCGAAACGGGCTTTATTGAGGGAACCCTTGTGGTTCCACATTTTATCCTCCAAGAGTTACAGCATATTTCGGATTCCTCTGATGGATTAAAGCGGGCACGTGGAAGACGAGGGTTGGACATTTTGAATGTCCTTCAAAAAGTCAGCAATATTAAGGTAGACCTGGTAGAAGATGATTTTCCTCATGTAAAAGAGGTGGATACCAAGCTCATTGAACTCGCGAAGCAAATGGATGCAAAGGTGCTAACCAATGATTTTAATCTCAATAAGGTTGCCGGGATCCAAGGCGTCAGGGTGCTGAACATCAATGACTTGTGTAATGCGCTGAAACCGGTGGTTCTTCCCGGTGAGACGATCCGGGTCTTTGTTTTAAAAGAAGGGAAAGAGGCCGGGCAAGGTGTGGCCTATTTGGATGATGGCACCATGGTGGTGGTTGACCATGCCAAGCGATGGATCGGCAAAAATGCGGATGTCATTGTGACGAGTGTTCTGCAAACGAGTGCCGGCCGAATGATTTTTACCCGCCTGAAAGAAGAAACTGAACACGAGGAGTTGAGCTTCTCGCGTGTTTAA
- the ispD gene encoding 2-C-methyl-D-erythritol 4-phosphate cytidylyltransferase: MFNSVVAVIPAAGLGTRMGGNTPKQYLTLGNLPLLVYSLQVFQQLEEICEVVLSVPASDREYCWREIVKPFGLEKVAKVVAGGARRQDSVRNGLAAISDRPDGVLVHDGVRPFIDQRMVRNVIDCAGKSGAAVVAMPIHDTVKRVDASGVIQETLKREELWQIQTPQVFRYDWLVEAHQQAQQHQWDVTDDAALIERMGYPVSVVEGSCFNIKVTKPDDLVFGEAILGTIGSRR, encoded by the coding sequence GTGTTTAATTCTGTTGTGGCGGTAATTCCTGCCGCGGGCCTTGGTACCCGCATGGGAGGAAATACACCCAAGCAATATCTTACTCTTGGGAATCTGCCTCTTTTAGTGTATTCACTCCAGGTTTTTCAACAACTCGAAGAGATCTGCGAAGTCGTTCTCTCTGTTCCGGCATCGGACCGGGAGTATTGCTGGCGTGAAATTGTGAAACCTTTCGGTCTAGAGAAAGTCGCCAAAGTGGTGGCGGGAGGAGCGCGGCGACAAGATTCTGTCAGAAACGGACTTGCGGCCATTTCCGACCGACCTGACGGGGTTTTGGTTCATGATGGTGTCCGTCCCTTTATTGACCAACGCATGGTCAGGAATGTGATCGATTGCGCCGGGAAATCAGGGGCAGCGGTGGTGGCCATGCCGATCCATGATACGGTGAAGCGGGTTGATGCATCTGGGGTCATTCAAGAGACGCTGAAGAGGGAAGAACTCTGGCAGATTCAGACACCGCAGGTGTTCCGGTATGACTGGCTGGTTGAGGCACACCAACAGGCGCAACAACACCAATGGGACGTCACCGATGATGCGGCCCTCATCGAACGGATGGGTTACCCTGTTTCCGTTGTGGAGGGGAGTTGTTTTAATATAAAAGTGACCAAGCCGGATGATCTGGTGTTTGGGGAAGCGATTTTGGGAACGATTGGAAGCCGAAGGTGA